The following are encoded in a window of Legionella geestiana genomic DNA:
- a CDS encoding glycoside hydrolase family 73 protein: MEITAITSTPSPWVESTLKTRRIDTLLSKPLMQEGLTHLKSPSVPGSPLPLQEPADVSPSSTNFNTTVRDFVACLWPHAKASAQQLGIDPGLLLAQAALETGWGEKQVAGSENYFNIKARPGEPGIQSTTTEYVDAKPVSLKALFRQYQNAGESFFALTNLLKHADRYRALASLTNDPQAWLSALQSAGFATDPHYAEKVMAIYQSKTLRAAINAL, from the coding sequence ATGGAAATTACTGCTATAACGTCCACTCCATCCCCGTGGGTCGAGTCCACACTCAAAACCCGGCGCATCGATACACTATTGTCAAAGCCGCTGATGCAAGAAGGTCTGACGCACCTAAAGAGCCCTTCCGTGCCTGGGTCGCCCTTGCCGCTTCAAGAACCGGCAGACGTAAGTCCTTCATCGACAAATTTCAACACGACTGTACGCGACTTTGTTGCCTGCCTCTGGCCGCACGCAAAAGCCTCAGCGCAACAACTCGGAATCGACCCGGGACTGTTGCTTGCGCAGGCGGCACTGGAAACCGGATGGGGAGAAAAACAGGTGGCGGGCAGTGAAAATTATTTTAATATCAAAGCGCGCCCCGGAGAGCCGGGTATTCAAAGTACCACCACTGAATACGTAGATGCAAAACCTGTAAGCCTCAAAGCACTTTTTCGTCAGTATCAGAATGCCGGAGAAAGTTTCTTTGCCTTAACGAATCTTTTGAAACATGCAGACCGCTACCGTGCGCTTGCGTCTCTCACAAATGACCCGCAGGCCTGGCTTTCCGCGCTCCAGAGCGCTGGATTCGCGACCGACCCGCATTATGCGGAAAAAGTCATGGCGATTTACCAGAGTAAAACGCTGCGGGCAGCTATCAACGCCCTGTAG
- the hemF gene encoding oxygen-dependent coproporphyrinogen oxidase yields MQHSNTPLPSDATARVKIWLQTLQQSICAGLEAEDGSGRFLDDAWTREEGGGGLTRVLTGGAVFEKAGVNFSHVTGEGLPPSATSARPELAGARFEAMGVSLVIHPDNPYVPTSHANVRFFSATLADGQTVWWFGGGFDLTPYYGFVEDCIHWHQTAKDACDPFGERVYTDYKEWCDRYFFLRHRNEARGIGGLFFDDLNAGGFEHCFALTRSIGEHYLQAYLPIVARRKAHPFGNEQKAFQKYRRGRYVEFNLVYDRGTLFGLQSGGRTESILMSLPPEVEWHYNWHPKPQTPEAELYTYFLPARDWLALR; encoded by the coding sequence ATGCAGCATTCAAACACCCCGTTACCGTCTGATGCCACAGCACGCGTTAAAATCTGGCTGCAAACACTGCAGCAATCGATTTGCGCGGGACTTGAAGCGGAAGACGGCAGCGGGCGTTTTCTGGATGATGCCTGGACACGCGAGGAGGGAGGTGGCGGCCTGACACGCGTATTGACCGGCGGAGCAGTGTTTGAAAAAGCGGGGGTTAATTTTTCGCACGTAACGGGGGAGGGGCTGCCGCCGTCTGCTACCAGCGCTCGCCCGGAGCTTGCCGGCGCGCGCTTTGAAGCGATGGGGGTGTCGCTTGTGATTCATCCCGATAACCCCTATGTCCCGACTTCACATGCGAATGTACGGTTTTTCAGCGCAACGCTCGCGGATGGGCAGACCGTCTGGTGGTTTGGGGGCGGGTTTGATTTGACGCCCTATTATGGTTTTGTAGAGGATTGCATTCACTGGCATCAGACGGCAAAAGACGCCTGTGATCCCTTTGGTGAACGGGTGTATACCGACTACAAGGAATGGTGTGACCGTTACTTTTTTCTGCGTCACCGCAATGAAGCCCGTGGGATTGGCGGTCTCTTTTTTGATGATTTAAATGCCGGTGGCTTTGAGCATTGCTTTGCACTGACGCGCAGCATCGGCGAGCACTACCTTCAGGCCTATCTCCCGATTGTCGCACGGCGTAAAGCCCATCCTTTTGGTAACGAGCAAAAGGCATTTCAAAAATACCGCCGTGGCCGTTATGTGGAATTTAACCTGGTTTATGACCGCGGCACGCTTTTTGGCCTGCAGTCTGGCGGGCGAACCGAATCCATTTTGATGTCCCTGCCGCCTGAGGTTGAGTGGCACTACAACTGGCACCCGAAGCCTCAAACGCCGGAAGCAGAGCTTTATACGTATTTTCTGCCGGCGCGCGACTGGCTCGCACTCAGGTAG
- a CDS encoding MFS transporter, with translation MKAPDTPLLKSRFFLPLFITQFLAAFNDNAFKLAILTTISYHLSRSMQSSEQYQALAGALFILPFFLLSATAGELADCIDKSRIIRWIKIIEALLMLVGAAGLLFSNIPCLLATLTGMGIHSTFFGPIKFSILPDHLPEKDLLEATGLIEGSTWIAILAGTTLGTLSIGSSVSEHPDIAITLTLTAAAIGLFTSFLIPPAPPAVAIHKLHLDWNLLRSTKRLLQNALQKDGNSAVFIAISWFWVLGAVMLTKLPDYVHYVLGAETTVFATFLAIFSIGTGIGSLTINLFLKGRAHLRHVPWILLVISIFACDLYFTEPATLPEGALHHVHTFFRHPAHWRIVLDFLVIAIMCGFCIVPLYTWLQIHNGESVRSRIIAANNVINSFFIVISSLFVMALAMAGVHIVTIFLILGLLSFMVAIILWKRLPTAEIHAT, from the coding sequence ATGAAAGCACCCGATACCCCCCTGCTGAAAAGCCGGTTTTTCCTGCCTCTCTTTATTACCCAGTTTTTAGCGGCGTTTAACGATAACGCCTTTAAGCTCGCAATCCTTACCACCATCAGTTACCACTTAAGCCGCAGCATGCAAAGCTCTGAACAGTATCAGGCCCTTGCCGGCGCACTGTTTATACTGCCCTTTTTTTTGTTATCAGCAACAGCGGGGGAACTTGCCGACTGCATCGACAAGTCACGGATTATACGCTGGATTAAAATCATCGAAGCCCTGCTCATGCTCGTTGGTGCCGCGGGGCTTTTGTTTAGTAACATTCCCTGCCTGCTCGCGACCCTTACCGGCATGGGCATTCATTCCACTTTTTTTGGACCCATTAAATTCTCCATTCTGCCCGATCACCTGCCGGAAAAAGATTTACTAGAAGCCACAGGGCTCATCGAGGGCAGCACATGGATTGCCATTCTGGCAGGCACCACGCTTGGCACACTGAGCATTGGCAGCAGTGTCAGCGAGCATCCAGACATTGCCATCACACTCACGCTCACCGCCGCCGCTATCGGCCTTTTTACAAGCTTCCTGATTCCACCGGCACCTCCGGCAGTCGCAATTCACAAGCTGCACCTTGACTGGAACCTGCTGCGTTCTACGAAAAGGTTACTGCAAAACGCCCTGCAAAAGGATGGTAACAGCGCGGTTTTTATCGCCATTTCCTGGTTCTGGGTTCTGGGGGCTGTCATGCTGACCAAGCTCCCTGACTATGTACATTATGTGCTGGGCGCGGAAACTACCGTTTTTGCGACCTTTCTTGCTATCTTTTCGATTGGTACGGGTATCGGTTCACTGACTATTAACCTCTTCCTGAAGGGGCGCGCGCACCTTCGGCATGTGCCATGGATACTTCTCGTCATTTCCATTTTTGCGTGCGATCTTTATTTTACCGAACCCGCCACCCTGCCTGAGGGCGCCCTGCATCACGTTCACACGTTTTTCAGGCATCCCGCACACTGGCGGATTGTGCTGGATTTTCTTGTCATCGCCATCATGTGCGGTTTTTGCATTGTCCCACTCTACACGTGGCTGCAAATCCATAATGGGGAATCCGTGCGCTCGCGTATTATTGCCGCCAATAATGTCATCAACTCTTTTTTTATCGTGATTTCGAGCCTGTTTGTCATGGCACTTGCCATGGCAGGCGTTCACATTGTCACCATCTTCCTGATACTCGGGCTTCTCAGTTTTATGGTTGCAATCATCCTGTGGAAACGCCTGCCGACAGCAGAAATACACGCTACCTGA
- a CDS encoding O-antigen ligase family protein, with amino-acid sequence MTTHLKDRVSLFAETSTPWLLAASAFTIPVSSTAKSIVLALTLITIMLVPANREMLRTLWQKPWCKAAILLFGFSFIACFWSSASWSLRGLVLEKYSKLLYLPILVAGFRDTRSRNLCLHAFLLAMTLTAALSVFQTVHFVLSLPVRPDFVFRNHIMTGMMMGFAAFVAGWYAIHSHGWKRPCYLLLIALFGYQTFFIAGGRMAYLSFLFLMLLLVFVAFPGRRVIIPALSVCLLAVASYALSPSMQYHVKQLVHEVQHYQQKKNTSVGFRIQFHQYAWSLFKERPLTGHGSGGYADRFEKDDPIPAWGRTRLEPHSQYWLVAAEFGIPGLLLLAFFFISLLVECLRLPHLSAMGLAVLLPFLVGNLSDSLLLYSGSGYFFILFMALCLSDGVAFRKAASTG; translated from the coding sequence ATGACGACACATCTCAAGGACCGAGTATCTCTTTTTGCTGAAACATCCACCCCGTGGCTGCTTGCGGCAAGTGCTTTCACCATCCCTGTGAGCTCAACGGCTAAAAGCATTGTGCTGGCGTTGACACTCATCACGATTATGCTTGTTCCCGCCAACAGGGAAATGCTCAGAACGCTCTGGCAAAAGCCCTGGTGCAAAGCCGCCATCCTGCTCTTTGGCTTTAGTTTTATTGCCTGCTTTTGGAGCAGCGCCTCCTGGTCGTTGCGCGGGCTTGTGCTTGAAAAATACAGTAAGCTCCTCTACCTGCCGATACTGGTGGCGGGTTTTCGTGATACCCGCAGTCGAAACCTCTGCCTGCATGCCTTTTTGCTGGCGATGACGCTTACTGCAGCACTTTCAGTGTTTCAAACCGTGCACTTTGTGCTTTCGCTGCCGGTACGCCCGGATTTTGTCTTTCGAAACCACATCATGACCGGCATGATGATGGGGTTTGCTGCCTTTGTCGCCGGCTGGTATGCCATCCACAGCCATGGCTGGAAGCGTCCCTGCTACCTTTTACTGATAGCGCTTTTTGGTTATCAGACATTTTTTATCGCGGGTGGGCGCATGGCCTACCTCAGTTTTCTTTTTCTGATGCTGCTGCTCGTGTTTGTGGCGTTTCCTGGCAGGCGCGTGATTATACCGGCGCTGAGCGTCTGCCTGCTTGCCGTGGCAAGTTATGCGCTGAGCCCTTCCATGCAGTATCACGTTAAACAACTGGTACACGAAGTGCAGCATTATCAGCAGAAAAAAAATACGTCTGTGGGTTTTCGCATCCAGTTTCATCAGTATGCCTGGTCACTGTTTAAGGAACGTCCACTGACAGGGCATGGAAGTGGCGGTTATGCTGACCGTTTTGAAAAAGACGACCCGATTCCGGCATGGGGGAGAACCCGTCTTGAACCGCACAGTCAGTACTGGCTCGTGGCCGCAGAGTTCGGGATACCCGGGCTGCTCCTGCTCGCTTTTTTCTTTATCAGTCTGCTTGTTGAATGCCTGCGCCTGCCGCATCTTTCAGCGATGGGGCTTGCAGTACTGCTGCCGTTTCTTGTCGGCAACCTGAGCGACTCACTGCTGCTCTATTCAGGTTCAGGCTACTTTTTCATTCTCTTCATGGCGCTTTGCTTAAGTGATGGCGTAGCCTTCAGAAAAGCCGCCTCTACAGGTTGA
- a CDS encoding glycosyltransferase family 2 protein — translation MLSVIVIAKNEEATLARCLSSVQFADEIVVLDSGSDDNTVAIARQYTDKVFCTDWQGYGIQKQRALEKTTGEWVLNLDADEWVEPELADVIRRVLADNTHDGWRVPIRMHFQGKTVPHCSSPSRHIRLFRRKGAHFSNARVHEKICLPKGARIGQLQVPIEHISFRDVSHAIAKMNRYSSSTAAIRREKGMHASMLRTIGGTLWMFFRCYVVQGGFLDGRTGFLFAVLSAQGTFYRGIKQFYPDMDTL, via the coding sequence ATGTTGAGTGTTATTGTCATTGCCAAAAACGAGGAAGCAACGCTTGCGCGCTGCTTGTCCTCGGTTCAATTCGCGGATGAAATTGTTGTTCTTGACTCCGGCAGCGATGACAATACCGTGGCCATCGCGCGCCAGTATACGGATAAGGTTTTCTGTACCGACTGGCAGGGTTATGGCATACAAAAGCAACGCGCGCTGGAAAAAACCACCGGTGAGTGGGTACTGAACCTCGATGCCGATGAATGGGTAGAACCGGAGCTTGCCGATGTCATTCGCCGCGTTTTGGCCGATAACACCCATGATGGCTGGCGCGTGCCGATACGCATGCACTTTCAGGGTAAAACTGTTCCCCACTGTTCAAGCCCCAGCCGCCATATCCGCCTGTTTCGCCGAAAAGGCGCGCATTTCAGCAATGCACGCGTACATGAGAAAATCTGCCTTCCAAAAGGCGCGCGCATTGGCCAGCTACAGGTACCGATTGAGCACATATCGTTTCGCGATGTCTCACATGCCATTGCCAAAATGAACCGCTACTCGTCCTCAACCGCCGCTATCCGGCGGGAAAAGGGGATGCACGCGAGCATGCTGCGCACCATCGGAGGTACCTTATGGATGTTTTTTCGCTGTTATGTGGTGCAGGGTGGCTTTCTTGACGGGCGCACCGGTTTTCTCTTTGCGGTGCTGAGCGCACAGGGCACCTTCTACCGTGGTATCAAACAATTTTACCCAGACATGGACACGCTATGA
- a CDS encoding NADPH-dependent 2,4-dienoyl-CoA reductase, with protein sequence MELTIDNTPFKTLFTPLDLGFTVLKNRILMGSMHTGLEEDKPALSRLAAFYRERAQAGAGLIVTGGFAPNRAGRLAPFAAKLTNRTEAARHGVVTHAVHEAGGKIALQLLHAGRYGYHPFVVAPSRIQSPISPFTPWAMTRWGIKRTIAHFARAAKLAKNSGYDGVEIMGSEGYLLNEFLVKHTNRRTDEWGGSFENRSRFPVEVVRAVREAVGHDFIIIYRLSMLDLIEDGSSFDEVIALAKNIEAAGASIINTGIGWHEARVPTIASMVPGAAFAPVTRSLKPHVNLPVIVSNRINTPELANQLLEEGVADMVSMARPFLADPRFADKARLGRPETINVCIACNQACLDQVFQNKTASCLVNPRACNETELIYEPTHTPRRIAVVGGGPAGLAFAEVAALRGHLVTLFEKDDVLGGQFNMAMQVPGKEDYRHTITYFSGALERLGVSIRLGVEASMNDVRDFDDIVLATGVTPRTPKIDGIDHPMVMSYVDVLRNRRVPGKRVAVIGAGGIGFDVSEWLTSSHHETASAFYAEWGIDVTGAHRGGVQPREAVESPREVYLLQRKSERHGKHLGKTTGWIHRQSLKHRHVKMLAGVTYERIDDAGLHIVINGESQCLAVDSVVVCAGQEEARGLWEPLRAAGKSVHLIGGASKAMELDARHAMNQACRLAALI encoded by the coding sequence ATGGAACTGACAATCGACAACACACCCTTTAAAACGCTTTTTACCCCGTTGGACTTAGGGTTTACTGTTCTAAAAAATCGCATTCTCATGGGGTCGATGCATACGGGGCTTGAAGAAGACAAGCCCGCGTTGTCGCGCCTTGCCGCTTTTTATCGTGAGCGCGCCCAGGCTGGAGCGGGGTTGATTGTGACAGGCGGTTTTGCACCGAATCGTGCGGGCAGGCTTGCGCCCTTTGCGGCCAAGCTCACCAATCGTACAGAAGCGGCACGTCACGGGGTGGTGACGCACGCGGTACATGAGGCCGGCGGTAAAATTGCTCTGCAGCTGCTGCATGCCGGTCGTTATGGGTATCATCCGTTTGTGGTGGCGCCGAGCCGGATACAATCGCCCATCAGCCCGTTTACGCCATGGGCAATGACCCGGTGGGGGATTAAGCGAACCATCGCACACTTTGCCCGTGCGGCAAAGCTTGCAAAAAACAGTGGCTATGACGGCGTTGAAATTATGGGCAGTGAAGGCTACCTGCTCAACGAATTTCTGGTCAAACACACCAATCGCCGTACGGATGAATGGGGCGGGTCTTTTGAAAACCGCTCACGCTTTCCGGTTGAGGTGGTGCGTGCTGTACGCGAGGCGGTGGGACATGATTTTATTATCATCTATCGCCTCTCCATGCTGGATTTAATCGAAGATGGCAGCAGTTTTGACGAAGTCATCGCCCTTGCCAAAAACATCGAAGCCGCAGGGGCGAGTATTATCAACACCGGCATAGGCTGGCACGAGGCGCGTGTGCCAACGATTGCCAGCATGGTGCCGGGGGCCGCCTTTGCCCCGGTTACCCGCAGCCTAAAGCCCCATGTCAATCTGCCAGTGATTGTTTCAAACCGTATTAATACCCCGGAACTGGCCAATCAGTTGCTGGAAGAAGGTGTGGCTGATATGGTTTCAATGGCTCGTCCGTTTCTTGCCGACCCGCGTTTTGCGGATAAGGCGCGACTTGGACGGCCCGAAACCATTAATGTCTGTATCGCCTGCAATCAGGCCTGTCTCGATCAGGTCTTTCAAAATAAAACCGCGTCCTGCCTTGTTAACCCGCGTGCCTGTAACGAAACAGAACTTATCTATGAGCCCACGCATACGCCACGGCGGATTGCCGTTGTGGGCGGCGGTCCCGCGGGTCTCGCTTTTGCCGAAGTGGCGGCACTGCGCGGTCATCTGGTGACACTGTTTGAGAAAGACGACGTGCTTGGCGGTCAGTTTAATATGGCGATGCAGGTACCTGGCAAAGAAGACTATCGCCATACCATCACCTATTTCAGCGGGGCGCTCGAGCGCCTTGGTGTGTCTATACGCCTCGGCGTGGAAGCCAGTATGAACGATGTGCGTGATTTCGATGATATCGTGCTCGCAACCGGCGTGACGCCCCGTACGCCAAAGATTGACGGCATTGACCATCCCATGGTGATGTCATACGTGGATGTGCTGCGAAACCGCCGTGTACCTGGAAAACGGGTGGCGGTCATTGGTGCCGGCGGAATTGGTTTTGATGTATCGGAGTGGCTCACGAGCAGTCACCATGAAACAGCGTCCGCGTTTTATGCAGAATGGGGCATTGATGTGACTGGCGCACACCGTGGCGGTGTACAGCCTCGGGAAGCCGTGGAAAGCCCGAGAGAGGTGTATCTCCTGCAGCGCAAAAGTGAACGTCATGGCAAACATCTTGGCAAAACAACCGGCTGGATTCACCGCCAGAGCCTCAAGCACCGACACGTTAAAATGCTCGCCGGTGTTACGTACGAGCGCATTGACGATGCGGGGCTGCATATCGTTATTAATGGCGAGTCACAATGCCTGGCGGTAGATTCCGTGGTGGTTTGCGCCGGTCAGGAGGAGGCGCGTGGCCTCTGGGAGCCATTACGTGCTGCCGGCAAATCCGTGCACCTTATCGGTGGGGCGAGCAAGGCCATGGAACTTGATGCCCGCCATGCCATGAATCAGGCGTGCCGTCTGGCGGCATTGATTTAG
- the parE gene encoding DNA topoisomerase IV subunit B — MTELYTADAIEVLNGLEPVQRRPGMYTDTTRPNHLAQEVIDNSVDEVLAGFANTITVTLHLDGSVEVSDNGRGMPVDEHPQLGISGVEVILTRLHAGGKFSDKNYTFSGGLHGVGVSVVNALSSRLEVTIRRDGVIWHMAFAHGEKQSELTAIGSTRKRDTGTTVRFWPEARYFDTVKVATKPLAHLLRAKAVLCPGLSVHFHNLQNNEQETWCYEYGLGEYLRQSLQEGWLPDEPFCGTFSSSDGCVDWALVFSTDSTSSISESYVNLIPTVQGGTHVNGLRAGLFDALTAFCELRNLLPRGVRLSADDLFDTCQYVLSLRMHEPQFAGQTKERLSSRQSASFVSGVVKDAFALWLNQHRAQGESIAMLAIERAQKRQRLSRQVARKRVHQGPALPGKLADCLQQDISITELFLVEGDSAGGSAKQARSKDFQAILPLRGKILNTWEVESAEVLGSQEIHDISVAIGIDPGSDDLSALRYGKICILADADSDGAHIATLLCALFLRHFRPLVAAGHVFVAMPPLYRIDAGKIVHYALDDAEKEQLLAKLSEDGRTRANVQRFKGLGEMNPLQLRETTIDPATRRLVQLTLEDETETFALMDMLLAKKRAGDRKVWLETRGNLAELP; from the coding sequence ATGACAGAACTCTACACAGCCGATGCCATCGAAGTCCTTAACGGGCTGGAACCGGTGCAGCGCCGCCCCGGCATGTACACCGATACCACGCGCCCTAATCACCTGGCGCAGGAAGTTATTGATAACAGCGTGGATGAAGTGCTCGCAGGCTTTGCGAACACCATCACGGTGACCCTGCACCTCGACGGCTCTGTCGAAGTTTCTGACAACGGCCGGGGCATGCCGGTAGATGAGCATCCGCAGCTTGGCATAAGTGGCGTGGAAGTCATCCTTACGCGCCTGCATGCGGGGGGCAAGTTTTCTGACAAAAATTATACGTTCTCAGGCGGGCTGCACGGTGTCGGGGTCTCTGTGGTCAATGCGCTGTCCTCGCGCCTTGAGGTGACCATTCGCCGCGATGGTGTCATCTGGCACATGGCTTTTGCGCATGGTGAAAAGCAAAGCGAGCTGACCGCCATTGGTTCGACCCGTAAGCGCGACACTGGCACCACGGTACGTTTCTGGCCTGAAGCGCGCTACTTTGATACCGTTAAGGTCGCGACAAAACCGCTGGCTCACCTGCTGCGCGCCAAGGCAGTGCTGTGCCCGGGCCTCAGCGTGCACTTTCATAATCTCCAGAACAACGAACAGGAAACCTGGTGTTACGAATATGGACTCGGCGAATACCTGCGACAGTCGCTTCAGGAAGGCTGGCTGCCTGACGAACCGTTCTGCGGTACGTTCAGCAGCAGTGATGGCTGCGTGGACTGGGCGCTCGTTTTTTCCACTGACAGCACGTCTTCTATCAGCGAAAGCTATGTGAACCTCATTCCCACTGTTCAGGGAGGCACGCATGTCAACGGTTTGCGTGCCGGGCTTTTTGACGCACTCACCGCGTTTTGTGAACTGAGAAACCTCCTGCCACGCGGCGTGCGCCTGTCGGCCGATGACCTCTTTGATACCTGTCAGTATGTTCTCTCATTACGCATGCATGAGCCGCAGTTTGCCGGACAGACCAAGGAGCGCCTGAGCTCACGGCAGAGCGCGTCTTTTGTATCAGGTGTTGTGAAGGATGCTTTTGCGCTCTGGTTGAACCAGCATCGCGCACAGGGCGAGAGCATTGCGATGCTTGCCATAGAGCGTGCTCAGAAACGCCAGCGCCTCTCGCGCCAGGTGGCACGCAAGCGTGTGCATCAGGGGCCGGCACTGCCTGGTAAACTCGCCGATTGCCTGCAGCAGGATATCAGCATCACTGAACTCTTTCTCGTCGAGGGTGATTCTGCGGGCGGCTCTGCAAAACAGGCGCGCAGTAAAGATTTTCAGGCGATTCTGCCCCTGCGCGGAAAAATCCTCAATACCTGGGAAGTAGAGTCGGCAGAAGTGCTTGGCTCCCAGGAAATTCACGATATTTCAGTCGCTATCGGTATCGATCCGGGTTCTGATGACCTAAGCGCGCTGCGTTATGGAAAAATCTGCATTCTTGCGGATGCTGACTCTGATGGCGCGCACATTGCCACCCTGCTCTGCGCGCTTTTTCTGCGCCATTTTCGTCCACTGGTCGCCGCGGGGCATGTGTTTGTCGCGATGCCGCCGCTTTATCGGATTGATGCCGGTAAAATCGTGCATTACGCACTCGATGACGCCGAAAAAGAACAATTACTCGCGAAATTATCTGAAGACGGCAGAACGCGCGCCAACGTCCAGCGTTTCAAGGGACTGGGCGAGATGAACCCGCTGCAGCTTCGCGAAACCACCATCGATCCCGCTACCCGTCGCCTCGTGCAGCTCACCCTTGAAGACGAAACGGAAACCTTCGCCCTGATGGACATGCTGCTTGCTAAAAAACGGGCGGGCGATCGGAAAGTATGGCTCGAAACTCGGGGTAATCTCGCAGAGTTGCCTTAA
- a CDS encoding DUF2490 domain-containing protein — translation MMKGCKRCFILLLLVGSISAVAAERREGLWGLISFFGSTSAWLYDLQLQPRYIGGSADVNQSLVNLGAGRALSAPWQAWAGLTLQQTDQDAPTVAREYRLWEELDYRFQRLPFEVVVRSRLEERRAEGYTSVSNRLRERVLITRFLNDNWRLVIFNEFFFNLNQVPWITTPTFDQNRTFMGMEYQLTRSIRAGSGYLWRYLPTTPSQTDNILMLTLLVNIDMLN, via the coding sequence ATGATGAAAGGATGCAAAAGGTGCTTCATACTGCTGTTGCTGGTCGGGAGTATTTCAGCCGTTGCCGCAGAGCGTCGAGAGGGACTTTGGGGGCTAATTTCATTTTTCGGGAGCACGTCTGCATGGCTGTATGATTTACAGTTGCAGCCGCGTTATATCGGGGGAAGCGCTGATGTTAACCAGTCGCTTGTGAACCTTGGTGCTGGCAGGGCTCTTTCCGCGCCGTGGCAGGCATGGGCAGGATTGACCCTGCAGCAGACCGACCAGGATGCACCGACGGTTGCGCGCGAGTACCGATTGTGGGAAGAACTTGACTATCGCTTTCAACGACTGCCTTTTGAGGTAGTGGTGCGTTCACGGCTTGAGGAACGCCGGGCAGAAGGGTACACGAGCGTGTCAAACCGCCTGCGGGAGCGTGTCCTTATCACCCGCTTTCTGAACGACAACTGGCGTCTGGTGATATTTAATGAATTTTTTTTCAACTTAAACCAGGTCCCGTGGATTACGACCCCGACGTTCGATCAGAACCGAACCTTCATGGGGATGGAATACCAGCTGACGCGCAGTATTCGTGCTGGTAGCGGCTATCTCTGGCGTTATCTCCCAACGACACCGTCCCAGACCGACAATATTCTGATGTTGACCCTGCTGGTAAATATAGACATGCTTAATTAG
- a CDS encoding GGDEF domain-containing protein, protein MSKVHRLPFESEVQLLLLQNTLGAMPFNILVAGILCFELYLRGAEPNALLPWFLALTALSILRMGYAFYGIRHGLYRNHLNATALIFNILAFLSGAMWGTSYFIFMPIAKGVDEAILLLVLGGVSTAGLVSLSMSLPAYIAFLVPIFAPAILYNYALMQMHNAIIATLILLFAGMIFIVARINTQLFRKLFRLSSQKDELIFELAVSNKKLEASNQEVRLLSITDPLTSLHNRRYFDRTLPGELARARRGGFPLNLMLLDIDNFKYINDTFGHPYGDNYLIFVANLLKKTMRRSTDLVVRLGGDEFAVILGDMPLQEVQSLAEHIRQQFTRENPHPEVTLSIGIIHAIAGSESNINTLVSAADEMLYRAKEHGKDQIMLKAI, encoded by the coding sequence ATGTCAAAGGTACATCGCCTGCCGTTTGAAAGTGAAGTACAGTTGCTGTTGCTGCAAAATACTCTCGGGGCCATGCCTTTTAACATTCTTGTGGCAGGTATTTTGTGTTTCGAGCTTTATCTGCGTGGCGCAGAGCCGAACGCTCTGCTGCCATGGTTTCTTGCTTTGACAGCCTTAAGCATCCTGCGCATGGGTTATGCATTCTATGGCATTCGTCATGGCTTGTATCGCAACCACCTTAACGCCACCGCCTTGATTTTCAACATACTCGCATTTTTAAGTGGTGCCATGTGGGGGACGAGTTATTTTATTTTCATGCCAATCGCCAAAGGGGTTGATGAAGCCATACTCCTGCTGGTGCTCGGTGGGGTATCAACCGCGGGGCTCGTATCATTATCAATGTCACTGCCGGCCTACATCGCGTTTCTTGTGCCCATATTCGCACCCGCCATTCTCTACAACTATGCCCTTATGCAGATGCATAATGCCATTATTGCGACGCTTATCCTGCTTTTTGCCGGCATGATTTTTATCGTGGCACGCATTAACACGCAGTTGTTTCGAAAGCTTTTCCGCTTGAGCAGCCAAAAAGATGAGCTGATTTTTGAGCTTGCGGTATCCAATAAAAAACTAGAAGCCTCAAACCAGGAAGTGCGCCTGCTCTCCATTACCGACCCGCTGACGTCACTCCATAACCGCCGCTATTTTGACAGAACACTGCCAGGAGAACTCGCACGCGCTCGCCGAGGTGGTTTTCCTTTAAATTTAATGCTTCTTGATATCGATAATTTCAAATACATCAACGACACTTTTGGCCATCCTTACGGCGATAATTATCTGATTTTTGTCGCTAATCTGCTTAAAAAAACCATGCGCCGCTCGACAGACCTTGTAGTGCGTCTTGGGGGTGATGAATTCGCGGTGATTCTTGGTGATATGCCGCTGCAGGAAGTCCAGTCGCTGGCGGAGCATATACGCCAGCAGTTCACCCGCGAAAATCCCCATCCTGAAGTCACGCTCAGCATTGGTATAATCCATGCCATCGCTGGTTCCGAGAGCAACATCAATACCCTCGTTTCAGCAGCGGATGAAATGCTTTACCGTGCCAAAGAGCACGGCAAAGACCAGATTATGTTGAAAGCGATTTGA